One Salvia splendens isolate huo1 chromosome 22, SspV2, whole genome shotgun sequence DNA segment encodes these proteins:
- the LOC121786535 gene encoding uncharacterized acetyltransferase At3g50280-like, with protein MAGIDVISSSVVKMANDASSSISRMELSPFDLRLLLLDPIQRGVLFRKPKSPKIDINLLKTSLSRTLDFFPPLAGRLAATAHSDGTTTFFTDCNNAGVEFTHAVAADVTVSDIITPRYIPDVVASLFTLNGVRNYKGVSNPLIGVQVTELADGVFVACTANHGVIDGVSFWHFLNSWSEIARGCDSVAKLPVFQRLIHPDAVLRLPPLPRKASFAPPPLLARVFHFSKESVAKLKAKANAEAGANGRISSLQALSAHLWRSSMLSRRRHITTKKTCQGSGGGGEAGFMMSVSARARFPLPDGYFGNAAYGARTAVSEAELLHKGLGHTALRINEFVAGQTKESLEKFVRDWSENPKFHGKEGYSFFISSSPRHNVYGIDFGWGKPIAVRRGNSQKVDGMVTVYPAPQAGGIDAEVFLAPEVMEGMEADHEFMEAFLA; from the exons ATGGCCGGAATCGACGTGATATCTTCGTCTGTAGTTAAAATGGCAAACGATGCTTCTTCCTCCATTTCAAGAATGGAGCTCTCTCCTTTCGATCTACGCTTACTCTTACTCGATCCAATTCAGAGAGGCGTTCTCTTCCGCAAACCCAAATCCCCCAAAATCGACATCAATCTCCTCAAAACCTCCCTCTCCCGAACCCTAGACTTCTTCCCTCCCCTCGCCGGCCGCCTCGCCGCCACCGCCCACTCCGACGGCACCACCACCTTCTTCACCGACTGCAACAACGCCGGCGTCGAGTTCACCCACGCCGTCGCCGCCGACGTCACCGTCTCCGACATCATAACCCCGAGGTACATTCCCGACGTCGTCGCTTCTCTCTTCACCCTCAACGGGGTCCGAAACTACAAGGGCGTCTCGAACCCCTTGATCGGCGTCCAGGTCACCGAGCTCGCCGACGGCGTCTTCGTCGCCTGCACCGCCAACCACGGCGTCATCGACGGCGTCTCCTTCTGGCATTTCCTCAACTCGTGGTCGGAGATCGCCCGCGGCTGCGATTCCGTAGCAAAGCTCCCCGTCTTCCAGCGATTGATTCACCCCGACGCCGTTCTGCGCCTCCCTCCGCTGCCGAGGAAGGCCAGCTTCGCCCCGCCCCCGCTGCTGGCGCGGGTCTTCCACTTCAGCAAAGAGAGCGTGGCGAAACTGAAGGCGAAGGCCAACGCCGAGGCCGGCGCCAACGGGAGAATATCCTCTCTACAAGCACTCTCCGCTCATTTGTGGCGGAGCTCTATGCTCTCCCGCCGCCGccacattacaacaaaaaaaacc TGCCAAGGCTCTGGTGGAGGTGGAGAAGCTGGCTTTATGATGAGCGTGAGCGCGAGAGCGAGATTCCCTCTGCCGGATGGGTATTTCGGGAATGCAGCTTACGGTGCGAGAACCGCCGTTAGTGAGGCGGAGCTGTTGCACAAGGGATTAGGGCACACGGCGTTGAGGATAAACGAGTTTGTTGCGGGTCAGACAAAGGAGTCTCTAGAGAAATTTGTGAGGGATTGGAGTGAAAACCCTAAATTTCATGGGAAAGAGGGGTATTCATTTTTCATCTCGAGTTCGCCTCGCCACAATGTGTATGGGATTGATTTTGGATGGGGGAAACCGATCGCTGTGAGACGGGGAAACAGTCAGAAGGTTGACGGGATGGTCACCGTTTATCCGGCCCCACAAGCCGGCGGCATCGATGCAGAAGTATTCCTGGCTCCGGAGGTCATGGAGGGCATGGAAGCCGACCACGAGTTCATGGAGGCTTTTCTTGCATAA
- the LOC121786913 gene encoding NAC domain-containing protein 102-like: MTIVWRESSVVEELRLPTGWRFDPTDVELIQFYLSKIVGSEPLPAKAMKEIDALHFYQHHPKNLVHGTLRLLGEYFLIHGDEYFHGKIDKMKLVGQGNVGSWSYLGNEEEIFDEDGNVIAYKIHSTFFSPNSMKTNWRMELYRLHVPNNQEDSGREEWVVARIRAQEES, from the exons ATGACCATTGTTTGGAGAGAAAGTTCAGTTGTGGAAGAGCTCAGGCTGCCGACCGGTTGGCGATTCGATCCAACCGACGTAGAACTGATCCAGTTCTACCTCTCAAAAATAGTGGGCTCTGAACCTCTCCCGGCTAAGGCCATGAAGGAGATCGATGCTCTCCACTTCTACCAGCACCATCCCAAGAATCTAG TGCATGGCACGTTGAGGCTACTGGGAGAATACTTCTTGATCCATGGAGATGAATATTTCCATGGAAAAATCGACAAGATGAAACTTGTCGGCCAAGGAAATGTCGGATCCTGGAGTTACCTGGGAAATGAAGAGGAAATCTTCGATGAGGATGGAAATGTAATCGCCTACAAGATCcattctacctttttctctcCCAATTCCATGAAAACAAATTGGAGAATGGAGCTCTACCGTTTGCATGTGCCCAACAATCAAGAG GATTCAGGTAGAGAAGAGTGGGTGGTCGCAAGGATAAGAGCTCAAGAAGAGAGTTGA
- the LOC121786912 gene encoding expansin-A23-like produces the protein MGFGGAMLYSLVAISVIFGVAFAVSGWDYGPSDAIDGMGAARGYTNVIEHGYNQETTALSTTLFHDGAACGACFQIMCVNAPQACKKGTIRVTATNFCPLDYTKDHDIWFNPPQKHFDLAKPMYLKIAEYKAGVVPVLYHHVKCGKKGGVKFVMGGNNYWTIVLVYNVGGVRDVTSVRVRSSSSSNWVPMSRNWGKNWQVTQSLLRKRLSFEVTASDGSVIQETNVVPSNWQFGMSFEGKHNFN, from the exons ATGGGTTTTGGTGGAGCGATGTTGTATAGTTTAGTAGCTATTTCAGTAATTTTTGGTGTTGCTTTTGCCGTTAGTGGATGGGATTACGGCCCATCCGATGCCATTGATGGAATGG GTGCGGCACGTGGATACACGAACGTAATCGAGCATGGGTACAACCAGGAGACGACGGCTCTAAGCACGACCCTCTTCCATGACGGCGCGGCCTGCGGTGCGTGCTTCCAAATCATGTGCGTGAACGCCCCACAGGCCTGCAAGAAGGGCACGATCCGCGTGACCGCCACTAACTTCTGCCCTCTGGACTACACCAAGGACCATGACATATGGTTCAATCCTCCTCAGAAGCATTTCGACCTAGCCAAGCCGATGTACCTCAAGATTGCGGAGTACAAGGCCGGGGTCGTCCCGGTCTTGTACCACCACGTCAAGTGCGGGAAAAAGGGCGGGGTCAAGTTTGTGATGGGCGGGAACAACTACTGGACAATCGTCCTCGTCTACAACGTCGGAGGCGTTAGGGATGTCACGTCCGTGAGGGTCCGAAGCTCTAGCTCATCTAACTGGGTTCCGATGAGCCGGAACTGGGGCAAAAACTGGCAGGTCACTCAGAGCCTACTCAGAAAGAGGCTCTCTTTTGAGGTGACCGCTAGTGATGGCTCAGTCATTCAGGAGACTAATGTGGTTCCATCCAATTGGCAATTTGGGATGAGTTTTGAGGGCAAACATAATTTTAATTAG